Proteins encoded within one genomic window of Alteribacter populi:
- a CDS encoding MFS transporter — MHETWKLKGMLFFFHSAMTIIISYMPVYFQSLGLTGSEIGFLLAVGPFAAILAQPVWGFMSDRWRTVKLVLLLCLCGAIVIGFAVFQMKEFIWLIPLLYIFFTFMSPAGALGDSLAQKISYQKGVSFGSIRMWGSLGFGTSSLVSGYILAVIGIEYIYYVFAFFLLIAIVFCLKAPDSEPSKKKADLKQALRLGKNPMFALFLLMVISISLTHRINDSFLGLYIVELGGNETMIGTAWFIGVITEACVFALSAFWLRRFHPLTFISIAAVLYVVRWLLMGIVPNPTGVLFLQVLHGLTFGIFYLTAFQFVTRLVPYELASTGHLLFVSVFFGLSGVIGSLLGGAIIDAFDVRMLYQTMFLLALIGFIGSFLYRMYYFKTDQGKTDKQKMTALN, encoded by the coding sequence ATGCATGAAACATGGAAGCTAAAAGGAATGCTTTTCTTTTTTCACTCGGCAATGACAATTATAATTAGCTACATGCCAGTATATTTTCAATCACTAGGTCTTACTGGATCAGAAATTGGCTTCTTATTAGCTGTAGGCCCCTTTGCTGCAATCTTGGCGCAGCCTGTATGGGGATTTATGAGTGATAGGTGGAGGACAGTTAAACTTGTCCTTTTATTATGTTTATGTGGAGCAATAGTCATTGGCTTTGCCGTCTTTCAAATGAAAGAATTTATTTGGCTAATTCCATTGCTTTATATCTTTTTTACGTTCATGTCACCCGCAGGAGCATTGGGTGACAGTTTGGCACAAAAAATTTCGTATCAAAAGGGCGTCTCCTTTGGCAGTATTCGAATGTGGGGTTCACTTGGTTTTGGTACATCTTCATTAGTGTCAGGCTATATTTTAGCGGTAATTGGAATTGAGTACATTTATTACGTGTTTGCGTTTTTCTTACTCATTGCAATCGTGTTTTGTCTAAAAGCACCGGACAGCGAACCGTCAAAGAAAAAAGCAGACTTGAAACAAGCATTGCGTCTAGGGAAAAATCCGATGTTCGCTTTGTTTTTACTAATGGTGATCTCGATCAGTTTGACGCACCGTATCAACGATTCCTTTCTTGGGCTCTACATTGTGGAGCTTGGAGGAAACGAAACGATGATTGGCACAGCTTGGTTTATCGGTGTCATAACTGAAGCCTGTGTATTTGCACTCAGCGCGTTTTGGTTACGAAGGTTCCACCCACTCACTTTTATTAGTATTGCTGCTGTGCTGTACGTCGTAAGGTGGTTATTAATGGGGATTGTGCCGAATCCGACTGGAGTGTTATTTCTCCAAGTACTTCATGGTCTCACGTTTGGTATTTTCTATTTAACTGCTTTTCAATTTGTCACGCGGCTCGTTCCATATGAGTTGGCTTCAACAGGTCATCTATTATTTGTTAGTGTGTTCTTCGGATTATCTGGCGTTATCGGGTCACTCTTAGGCGGAGCCATTATTGACGCCTTTGATGTACGCATGCTTTATCAAACGATGTTCTTGTTGGCACTGATTGGCTTTATCGGTTCATTTTTGTATCGAATGTATTACTTCAAAACGGATCAAGGAAAAACAGATAAACAAAAAATGACAGCTTTGAACTAA
- a CDS encoding EAL domain-containing protein produces MDPLDVILHKHDVIPFYQAVFSADAQEIVGYEIHGRLNVGVEWLSLENFFSDQNVPAEYKWEVDSVIQERVLTHYASMEESALLFLNVDANVLTELNVHETLLERLLEFERQAVPLENVVLNFREHDFKGEIESLSHLIKFFTTNNIQVAIDDIGKFGSNLDRLSILEPNMMKVDLGGIGSHHFSNDYRNVLEALAVFSRKIGATLLFKGIIDLHHLHLAWRYGGRYVTGDYLHKPEKNWTNKQIAKPKLEDKIKSFIRHENGLLQEQIAFVLQLDRDLHQVEKEHGPRLNEDEKAYEIAKHLSKLAYRVYICDGFGYQLSCNWIKNKSNDQWEKDPSAKGKNWSWRSYFLENLAQMEGRKVGILSDTYRDIKTNELIRTYSYPLAGKQFVFLDLDPSFLFEQDWLL; encoded by the coding sequence ATGGATCCATTAGATGTTATTTTACATAAACATGATGTTATTCCATTTTATCAAGCTGTATTTAGTGCAGATGCACAAGAAATTGTCGGTTATGAAATTCACGGAAGACTGAATGTTGGAGTCGAATGGTTAAGTTTAGAGAATTTTTTCTCAGATCAAAATGTTCCAGCTGAATATAAATGGGAAGTAGATTCTGTGATTCAAGAGCGGGTGTTGACTCACTATGCTAGTATGGAGGAGTCTGCCCTTTTGTTTCTCAATGTCGATGCGAATGTGCTGACCGAGTTAAATGTACATGAAACGTTACTTGAAAGACTTTTAGAATTTGAAAGGCAAGCTGTGCCGTTAGAAAATGTCGTATTAAATTTTCGCGAACATGACTTTAAAGGTGAGATTGAGTCGTTAAGCCATCTGATTAAGTTTTTTACAACAAATAACATTCAAGTTGCGATTGATGATATCGGTAAGTTTGGCAGCAACCTGGACCGACTATCCATTCTTGAGCCCAACATGATGAAAGTCGATCTCGGAGGTATCGGTTCACATCATTTTTCTAATGACTACCGTAATGTTCTGGAAGCTTTAGCTGTATTTTCTCGGAAAATTGGCGCTACGTTGTTATTTAAAGGGATCATTGACTTACATCATCTTCACTTAGCGTGGCGATATGGTGGAAGATACGTAACAGGTGATTATTTGCATAAGCCAGAAAAAAATTGGACGAACAAACAAATAGCTAAACCTAAGCTCGAGGATAAAATTAAATCGTTTATCCGCCATGAAAATGGATTACTTCAAGAGCAAATTGCATTTGTTTTACAGTTAGATCGTGATCTCCATCAAGTGGAAAAAGAACACGGACCTCGTCTTAATGAAGATGAAAAAGCTTATGAAATTGCCAAGCATTTATCAAAACTCGCATATCGTGTATATATTTGCGATGGCTTCGGGTATCAGCTATCGTGCAACTGGATTAAAAATAAATCAAACGATCAATGGGAAAAAGATCCGTCAGCCAAAGGGAAAAACTGGAGCTGGCGTTCGTATTTCCTTGAAAATTTAGCACAGATGGAAGGAAGAAAAGTCGGGATTTTATCAGATACATATCGAGATATAAAAACGAATGAGCTAATTCGTACCTATTCATACCCGTTAGCAGGAAAACAATTTGTCTTTCTTGATTTGGATCCTTCCTTTTTATTTGAGCAAGATTGGCTTCTATAA
- a CDS encoding IS110 family transposase, whose translation MNRSRNERINQVNENTLVIGIDIAKKNHYACAVDLRGRELTKVWRIHQSKDGFIHFEQAVRQLMETHNKSNVLIGFEATGHYWMNLAAMLEAFEFPFVIVNPMHVKQSKEMDDNSQTKNDAKDARVIAKLLPNGYFSIPRKMTTAEHHMRHGSAIRERLRKDISSVKNRIQRWKDLYFPEFNQVFSELGQQALAVLKLTPLPQDVPHLSVEEMVRQQKKAGAKYAGKPKIVTLIEVARHSIGVTRSQEMSRLEIRSLVQQLELLESQLEEVTSQMVEQAQSLEEFQYLVSIPGISENTVSELLAETGSMRNYRHPRQLIKLAGLTLRENSSGQHKGTKKISKRGRKRLRALLYKAILPLIQNNASFRQLYMHYHSREQNPLTKKEAMVVLCRKLLQVFHGLSKKQAMFDPERMLIDSSNYPQNKAA comes from the coding sequence ATGAATCGTAGTAGAAATGAACGAATTAATCAAGTCAACGAAAACACTCTAGTTATTGGAATCGATATTGCAAAAAAGAATCACTATGCCTGTGCCGTCGATTTGCGCGGACGCGAATTAACGAAAGTATGGCGCATCCACCAGTCAAAAGATGGTTTCATCCATTTTGAGCAGGCTGTTAGACAACTGATGGAGACACACAACAAATCAAATGTGCTCATCGGTTTTGAAGCAACCGGCCACTACTGGATGAACCTTGCGGCTATGCTGGAGGCTTTCGAATTCCCTTTTGTCATCGTCAATCCAATGCATGTAAAACAATCCAAGGAAATGGACGATAATTCTCAAACGAAGAACGACGCTAAAGATGCACGCGTTATAGCGAAACTTCTTCCTAACGGCTATTTTAGTATACCGCGGAAGATGACAACCGCTGAACATCACATGAGGCATGGATCCGCAATCCGGGAACGATTACGAAAAGATATCTCTTCCGTAAAAAACAGGATACAGCGATGGAAGGATCTTTACTTTCCGGAATTCAATCAAGTCTTCAGTGAATTGGGCCAACAAGCTCTTGCCGTTTTAAAGCTGACACCTCTTCCCCAGGATGTTCCACATTTGTCTGTCGAAGAGATGGTCAGGCAACAGAAGAAAGCTGGCGCCAAGTATGCTGGGAAACCCAAAATCGTGACCCTGATTGAAGTGGCTCGTCACTCTATTGGCGTAACACGCAGTCAGGAAATGTCACGGCTGGAGATTCGCAGCCTTGTTCAACAGCTGGAACTATTGGAATCACAACTTGAAGAGGTGACTTCCCAGATGGTTGAGCAGGCCCAGTCATTAGAAGAGTTTCAGTACCTCGTCTCCATTCCGGGAATCAGCGAGAACACTGTAAGCGAGTTATTGGCTGAAACAGGCTCTATGCGCAATTACAGGCATCCACGCCAACTCATTAAGCTAGCGGGACTTACGTTGCGTGAGAACAGTTCAGGTCAGCATAAAGGCACAAAGAAGATCTCTAAACGCGGAAGAAAACGACTACGAGCCTTACTTTATAAAGCGATCCTTCCGCTCATTCAGAACAATGCAAGCTTTCGTCAACTGTACATGCATTATCACTCACGGGAACAAAATCCACTGACCAAGAAAGAAGCAATGGTTGTGCTATGCAGAAAGCTGCTTCAGGTGTTCCATGGACTTAGCAAGAAACAGGCAATGTTTGACCCTGAGAGAATGTTGATAGACTCTTCCAACTATCCTCAGAACAAGGCAGCGTAA